A genomic region of Manihot esculenta cultivar AM560-2 chromosome 15, M.esculenta_v8, whole genome shotgun sequence contains the following coding sequences:
- the LOC110601921 gene encoding folate-biopterin transporter 1, chloroplastic isoform X1 has translation MASINLALIPILPSLYFPVSFSSFSQIHRKRLSFIARSRARRRSRRKQPDKYTFMPIPSHRRERSEESLLVTVDSGGKGEMLTADVEEGTSPISKNAVRKNRRLGSRIKCFGVELSPDNIAVAMVYFVQGVLGLSRLAVSFYLKDDLHLDPAETAVISGFSALPWLVKPLYGFISDSVPLFGYRRRSYLVLSGLLGALSWSLMATLVDSKYSAAFCILLGSLSVAFSDVVVDSMVVERARGESQNLSGSLQSLCWGSSAFGGIVSSYFSGSLVDAYGVRFVFGVTALLPLITSAVAVLVKEQRVLGPARGQNLTLNGLGFVESSKQHIFQLWDAVKQPNVFLPTLFIFLWQATPHSDSAMFYFTTNKLGFTPEFLGRVKLVTSIASLVGVGLYNSFLKNVPLRKIFVFTTISGTALGMTQVFLVTGLNRKFGISDEWFAVGDSLILTVLAQASFMPVLVLAAKLCPEGMEATLFATLMSISNGGSVLGGLIGAGLTQLFGITKDSFDNLAFLIILCNLTSLLPLPLLGLLPPDTSDTIKEKDGGDIEMKAN, from the exons TCACGACGGAAACAGCCGGATAAATACACGTTCATGCCGATACCGTCTCACCGGCGGGAACGAAGCGAAGAGTCGCTTTTGGTTACCGTAGATA GTGGCGGTAAAGGTGAAATGCTAACTGCAGATGTGGAAGAAGGGACAAGCCCTATTAGTAAAAATGCAGTTCGTAAAAATAGACGTCTTGGCAGCAGAATCAAATGCTTTGGGGTTGAATTGTCACCGGATAATATTGCCGTTGCCATGGTGTACTTTGTTCAAGGTGTTTTAGGCCTTTCCAGACTTGCTGTCAGTTTCTACTTAAAAGATGATTTGCATCTAGATCCTGCCGAG ACAGCTGTGATATCTGGTTTTTCTGCATTACCGTGGCTTGTCAAACCTCTTTATGGGTTTATAAG TGATTCTGTCCCACTGTTTGGCTATCGAAGAAGGTCATACTTGGTTCTGTCAGGACTTCTTGGTGCTCTCTCTTGGAGCTTAATGGCTACCTTAGTTGATAGCAAGTATAGTGCTGCTTTCTGCATACTTCTTGGATCGCTTTCTGTTGCCTTCTCCGATGTT GTTGTGGATTCAATGGTGGTAGAGAGGGCTCGTGGTGAGTCACAAAACTTGTCAGGTTCTCTTCAATCCTTATGTTGGGGTTCTTCAGCTTTTGGTGGAATTGTGAGCTCTTACTTCAGTGGTTCTTTGGTGGATGCTTATGGTGTAAG GTTTGTTTTTGGGGTTACGGCATTGCTACCACTGATAACTTCAGCCGTTGCTGTTCTTGTTAAAGAACAACGTGTTCTTGGTCCAGCAAGAGGACAGAACCTCACTTTGAATGGGCTTGGCTTTGTAGAAAGCTCGAAGCAGCATATTTTTCAGTTGTGGGATGCAGTCAAGCAGCCCAATGTTTTTCTTcccacattatttatttttctctggcAGGCAACACCGCATTCAGACTCTGCTATGTTTTACTTTAC TACAAATAAACTTGGTTTCACCCCAGAGTTTCTAGGACGTGTCAAGCTTGTCACTTCAATTGCATCATTGGTTGGGGTTGGGCTGTACAATAGTTTTCTAAAAAATGTTCCTTTGAGGAAGATTTTTGTTTTTACTACCATAAGTGGTACAGCACTTGGGATGACTCAG GTTTTCCTTGTTActggactaaatcgtaaatttgGCATAAGCGACGAGTGGTTTGCAGTTGGGGATTCTTTGATTCTAACAGTTCTTGCTCAG GCTTCTTTCATGCCTGTTCTCGTGCTAGCCGCCAAATTATGTCCGGAAGGGATGGAAGCAACGCTTTTTGCGACTCTCATGTCCATTTCAAATGGAGGAAGTGTTCTCGGAGGGCTGATTGGTGCTGGTCTAACCCAGCTTTTTGGAATCACGAAGGACAGCTTTGACAACTTAGCCTTTTTGATTATTCTGTGCAATCTTACCTCTTTGCTGCCTTTGCCGCTCCTAGGGCTTCTCCCTCCAGATACCTCTGACACCATCAAGGAGAAGGATGGCGGAGATATTGAGATGAAGGCTAATTGA
- the LOC110601921 gene encoding folate-biopterin transporter 1, chloroplastic isoform X2: protein MASINLALIPILPSLYFPVSFSSFSQIHRKRLSFIARSRARRRSRRKQPDKYTFMPIPSHRRERSEESLLVTVDNVEEGTSPISKNAVRKNRRLGSRIKCFGVELSPDNIAVAMVYFVQGVLGLSRLAVSFYLKDDLHLDPAETAVISGFSALPWLVKPLYGFISDSVPLFGYRRRSYLVLSGLLGALSWSLMATLVDSKYSAAFCILLGSLSVAFSDVVVDSMVVERARGESQNLSGSLQSLCWGSSAFGGIVSSYFSGSLVDAYGVRFVFGVTALLPLITSAVAVLVKEQRVLGPARGQNLTLNGLGFVESSKQHIFQLWDAVKQPNVFLPTLFIFLWQATPHSDSAMFYFTTNKLGFTPEFLGRVKLVTSIASLVGVGLYNSFLKNVPLRKIFVFTTISGTALGMTQVFLVTGLNRKFGISDEWFAVGDSLILTVLAQASFMPVLVLAAKLCPEGMEATLFATLMSISNGGSVLGGLIGAGLTQLFGITKDSFDNLAFLIILCNLTSLLPLPLLGLLPPDTSDTIKEKDGGDIEMKAN from the exons TCACGACGGAAACAGCCGGATAAATACACGTTCATGCCGATACCGTCTCACCGGCGGGAACGAAGCGAAGAGTCGCTTTTGGTTACCGTAGATA ATGTGGAAGAAGGGACAAGCCCTATTAGTAAAAATGCAGTTCGTAAAAATAGACGTCTTGGCAGCAGAATCAAATGCTTTGGGGTTGAATTGTCACCGGATAATATTGCCGTTGCCATGGTGTACTTTGTTCAAGGTGTTTTAGGCCTTTCCAGACTTGCTGTCAGTTTCTACTTAAAAGATGATTTGCATCTAGATCCTGCCGAG ACAGCTGTGATATCTGGTTTTTCTGCATTACCGTGGCTTGTCAAACCTCTTTATGGGTTTATAAG TGATTCTGTCCCACTGTTTGGCTATCGAAGAAGGTCATACTTGGTTCTGTCAGGACTTCTTGGTGCTCTCTCTTGGAGCTTAATGGCTACCTTAGTTGATAGCAAGTATAGTGCTGCTTTCTGCATACTTCTTGGATCGCTTTCTGTTGCCTTCTCCGATGTT GTTGTGGATTCAATGGTGGTAGAGAGGGCTCGTGGTGAGTCACAAAACTTGTCAGGTTCTCTTCAATCCTTATGTTGGGGTTCTTCAGCTTTTGGTGGAATTGTGAGCTCTTACTTCAGTGGTTCTTTGGTGGATGCTTATGGTGTAAG GTTTGTTTTTGGGGTTACGGCATTGCTACCACTGATAACTTCAGCCGTTGCTGTTCTTGTTAAAGAACAACGTGTTCTTGGTCCAGCAAGAGGACAGAACCTCACTTTGAATGGGCTTGGCTTTGTAGAAAGCTCGAAGCAGCATATTTTTCAGTTGTGGGATGCAGTCAAGCAGCCCAATGTTTTTCTTcccacattatttatttttctctggcAGGCAACACCGCATTCAGACTCTGCTATGTTTTACTTTAC TACAAATAAACTTGGTTTCACCCCAGAGTTTCTAGGACGTGTCAAGCTTGTCACTTCAATTGCATCATTGGTTGGGGTTGGGCTGTACAATAGTTTTCTAAAAAATGTTCCTTTGAGGAAGATTTTTGTTTTTACTACCATAAGTGGTACAGCACTTGGGATGACTCAG GTTTTCCTTGTTActggactaaatcgtaaatttgGCATAAGCGACGAGTGGTTTGCAGTTGGGGATTCTTTGATTCTAACAGTTCTTGCTCAG GCTTCTTTCATGCCTGTTCTCGTGCTAGCCGCCAAATTATGTCCGGAAGGGATGGAAGCAACGCTTTTTGCGACTCTCATGTCCATTTCAAATGGAGGAAGTGTTCTCGGAGGGCTGATTGGTGCTGGTCTAACCCAGCTTTTTGGAATCACGAAGGACAGCTTTGACAACTTAGCCTTTTTGATTATTCTGTGCAATCTTACCTCTTTGCTGCCTTTGCCGCTCCTAGGGCTTCTCCCTCCAGATACCTCTGACACCATCAAGGAGAAGGATGGCGGAGATATTGAGATGAAGGCTAATTGA
- the LOC110601921 gene encoding folate-biopterin transporter 1, chloroplastic isoform X3, whose amino-acid sequence MLGLGGGKGEMLTADVEEGTSPISKNAVRKNRRLGSRIKCFGVELSPDNIAVAMVYFVQGVLGLSRLAVSFYLKDDLHLDPAETAVISGFSALPWLVKPLYGFISDSVPLFGYRRRSYLVLSGLLGALSWSLMATLVDSKYSAAFCILLGSLSVAFSDVVVDSMVVERARGESQNLSGSLQSLCWGSSAFGGIVSSYFSGSLVDAYGVRFVFGVTALLPLITSAVAVLVKEQRVLGPARGQNLTLNGLGFVESSKQHIFQLWDAVKQPNVFLPTLFIFLWQATPHSDSAMFYFTTNKLGFTPEFLGRVKLVTSIASLVGVGLYNSFLKNVPLRKIFVFTTISGTALGMTQVFLVTGLNRKFGISDEWFAVGDSLILTVLAQASFMPVLVLAAKLCPEGMEATLFATLMSISNGGSVLGGLIGAGLTQLFGITKDSFDNLAFLIILCNLTSLLPLPLLGLLPPDTSDTIKEKDGGDIEMKAN is encoded by the exons ATGCTTGGGCTAGGTGGCGGTAAAGGTGAAATGCTAACTGCAGATGTGGAAGAAGGGACAAGCCCTATTAGTAAAAATGCAGTTCGTAAAAATAGACGTCTTGGCAGCAGAATCAAATGCTTTGGGGTTGAATTGTCACCGGATAATATTGCCGTTGCCATGGTGTACTTTGTTCAAGGTGTTTTAGGCCTTTCCAGACTTGCTGTCAGTTTCTACTTAAAAGATGATTTGCATCTAGATCCTGCCGAG ACAGCTGTGATATCTGGTTTTTCTGCATTACCGTGGCTTGTCAAACCTCTTTATGGGTTTATAAG TGATTCTGTCCCACTGTTTGGCTATCGAAGAAGGTCATACTTGGTTCTGTCAGGACTTCTTGGTGCTCTCTCTTGGAGCTTAATGGCTACCTTAGTTGATAGCAAGTATAGTGCTGCTTTCTGCATACTTCTTGGATCGCTTTCTGTTGCCTTCTCCGATGTT GTTGTGGATTCAATGGTGGTAGAGAGGGCTCGTGGTGAGTCACAAAACTTGTCAGGTTCTCTTCAATCCTTATGTTGGGGTTCTTCAGCTTTTGGTGGAATTGTGAGCTCTTACTTCAGTGGTTCTTTGGTGGATGCTTATGGTGTAAG GTTTGTTTTTGGGGTTACGGCATTGCTACCACTGATAACTTCAGCCGTTGCTGTTCTTGTTAAAGAACAACGTGTTCTTGGTCCAGCAAGAGGACAGAACCTCACTTTGAATGGGCTTGGCTTTGTAGAAAGCTCGAAGCAGCATATTTTTCAGTTGTGGGATGCAGTCAAGCAGCCCAATGTTTTTCTTcccacattatttatttttctctggcAGGCAACACCGCATTCAGACTCTGCTATGTTTTACTTTAC TACAAATAAACTTGGTTTCACCCCAGAGTTTCTAGGACGTGTCAAGCTTGTCACTTCAATTGCATCATTGGTTGGGGTTGGGCTGTACAATAGTTTTCTAAAAAATGTTCCTTTGAGGAAGATTTTTGTTTTTACTACCATAAGTGGTACAGCACTTGGGATGACTCAG GTTTTCCTTGTTActggactaaatcgtaaatttgGCATAAGCGACGAGTGGTTTGCAGTTGGGGATTCTTTGATTCTAACAGTTCTTGCTCAG GCTTCTTTCATGCCTGTTCTCGTGCTAGCCGCCAAATTATGTCCGGAAGGGATGGAAGCAACGCTTTTTGCGACTCTCATGTCCATTTCAAATGGAGGAAGTGTTCTCGGAGGGCTGATTGGTGCTGGTCTAACCCAGCTTTTTGGAATCACGAAGGACAGCTTTGACAACTTAGCCTTTTTGATTATTCTGTGCAATCTTACCTCTTTGCTGCCTTTGCCGCTCCTAGGGCTTCTCCCTCCAGATACCTCTGACACCATCAAGGAGAAGGATGGCGGAGATATTGAGATGAAGGCTAATTGA